The stretch of DNA TGAGGAAATCCCCGACTCTCCGGGTCCCAGCGAAATTCCCGATGATTTGATCCCTTCCCGGTAAGCCACTATTCGGGATGAGCAATCCTGGATGGGACCATGGCTACATGCCAGTTGTGTGCGGCTCCCGCCCCTTCGTACCGTGGGAGGATTTGAGGAAGGCCAGGATTAGCCTTCAAAACATCTTCAAGGACAAAGAGTGCACGCTTAACCATGGTCAGTACGATATCTCGTGTCTTATTGCATCGTCGCTGAGCAGGAAGCTTGCCTCCTGCCGGGACTAAAACAGTCCCCCCTTGGACCAAAGCTTCTTTGAATCTGACCACACCGGTCCCCTCAGTAGGGCCTTGTGAAATCATGTCGAGAGCGGTTGCCATCCAGTGATCTGAGAAACTTTTGGTTGATTTAGCATATCTATCTTTCAAACGCCTGTATCCTCCCGACAGTTTTATCCCAGTGATATGAGGGATTTTCGGGAAAGTTTCGTCTTGCATACCAAAGGACTGTGGATCTTCATTGAAGGCATCGATTTGATGGTTTACCAAAACCACCAAAGTTCCCAATATAGGTAAAAATTCTTTATGGACATACATAACTTCCGGATTATTCTTAATTCCGCTTTCACTCCCCAGCCCCTGACAGAAGTAGGGCAAATTGGGGTTATCCGCTTCTAGCGGAATGATCTCGCCAGAGGCTATTCCATTCTTCAGATATTCATCCTGAGCCGCTGCTTCATCAGCAAAAAAGTCGGCGGGCAAAGCAGGTAAAACATTGGAGGAATTGGGAACAAGATAGGTGTTCCAATCTTTTCCAAACACTTCTTGAATCAAAGGCTTGAGTTCATCCACCCGTTCAGCCGTTACATTGTTGGACAGCCGATTGGTTTCTTCTGTGACCAATCTGTATTGTTGACTTTCTTTTAACTCCACAAAGAGCTTATTCAATTGTCGTTTCCCCTGCTCAATCGCTTCCGGATATGTTTCATAAGACATTTCACCTGAACTCACTCTTTCTTCCTCCTTAGAATCTTGGGAGGGGCCTCCAAGGAGTCTTGCTGCAGGTACTCCGAGCCCTATCAGAGCGGCCGCCCCTTGAACAAAGCTACGACGATTCATCCCTTGCCCTTTTAAACCTTTGCGCGCCTGTTTAGCGGAGACCAAAGCTCCCAGTATGGAGAGTAAAGCGGCACCCACGAGGGGTAGCCTACTTTTCCCTTTGGATTGTTCTACATAAACAGGTTCTTCTTTTACCGTACTAGCGGGAGGCTGATATTGCTTTTGTCCATGTTTGGCCAAAAGCCCCAAGACATTTTCTTCTTCCACGATGAGTGAACCCATGGCCAAAACTTTAGAAGCATAGGTGAAAACATGCGGACCCACTCCTGTTGTCCCTTCTTTTCCGGTTCTTTTATTTTTAATCAAGCGCCCAAAGGAATTCGCGAGCACCGCCTGCCAAACATCCATTCCGTAAGGAGATCTTCCTATCATTTCTTTAATCTCGTCGTCATTCAACCGTAAAAAACTTCGAATGGTTTTTTTGATACGGGTCGGACCGGCGTTGTATGCAGTGATAGCCGCTATTACATTCAAAGTTCCCATAGAATACATGGGATCCAATTCGAGTAGGCGAGTTTCAAGAGCCAAGACATCTTCTTCGAGTTGACCTTGAATCACCCTGAAATAGGCACAAAACATTTCCGCCTGAACCAGGCGGTTTTTCCATTCAGTCACTCTATGAAAATCCTCTTTGAATCCTAGCAAGGCCCCTTTGCGAACTCTTCCGGAAAATTCCGGATGTTTGTCCGCATAGCGTTTTGCATCTTCGTAAGCTCCTTTTTGAATTTGAAAAATTCCGTACGCATTGGCCGAGGATACCGCATTTCGATCGTATCCACTTTCATTTGCAGCGATACCCAGGGCGACGGCATGGGGAATATCATAGGCGTCGGCCATCTTTAAAATAGCATCGTAGAGCCGCATCTTTTCCCCTTCCAGGTGACGAGGTCCCTCGTTGGTGCCTCTCCCCGGGTCGACTACTTGCGAATTCAATCGGGATAAGACCACCTCAATGAGTGATTGGCCTTCGTTGGAACCCGGCTCCACACCCGGCAAGACCGGCGTAGCTACAAAAGGATATCCAAGATCTCTTGCATCCCTAGCAAGATGTTTCTCCCCGTTCTTGGTGGGAATCTGGGTTCGGTGTTCATTATGCCAAGCTGTTTTTTCCTCAGCCGTCATGGCTTCCAACATAATAGGCACCTCAACAAGTTTCGTTTTTTTATGTCTTCCTTTTCCCGTTGTTTTTTTGACCTGTTTCGTCTTACCTGTTTCGACGGCTACAAACCAGTTTGCAGGTACCTCATCCGATAGAAACAGTTCTCCCTTGGCTCCGTAGTAATACACTCTCCCCTGTCTTGCACGAAAAACCCCTTTAAACATCTCCACCAAATGGTCCAAATTTTCTTGGGTAGTCACTCCATCTCCATAGTTTTGTGATCTTACAATTTCTCCAACGATGGAATGCCTCCGTTCGAGCCCCTCTTCTCCAGTCTCATCCTCCAGAGGACCACTTTCAGTGGAAGCCCGGTCCATTGGTTCTTGCGGCGTTTCTTTCGGAGTTTCTTCTGGAGACGGTTTTGGTTTAAATCCTTGTTCATCCCCCGGTACATTGCTCAGCAAAGTTCCAACCGCTCCAAGTATGGCTGCCACGGAAGCTGCATAGTCTCCGACACTTCCACCAATTTCCTTAGGAAGTGGCTTAAGAGGCTCATATGGATTCACAAGTCCTTCTTCTTTACTCTCTTTTCCCGGAGGGGTTTTGTCTGAGTTTTCCGTCATTACTATTTTTATATTAGATTATTATCTCATGCTTTATGGGGTGCGTCAACATGCCATATACTTGACCTTTCCTCAGGCCTATGACAAAAATAAGCCATGGCACGACACAGTCATTTTGCGAACATGAAGCGGTGGAAGGCCGTGGTGGATGCACAGCGGGGCAAGGTTTTTACGGTGCACGCGCGGTTGATTGCGGTGGCGGCCAAGAATGGAGGGGATCCCACTATGAACCCGCTCTTGCGAACGGCTATTGAGCATGCGAAGGCGGCGAATGTACCCAATGCCAATATTGAACGGGCTATTAAGAAAGGGACCGGTGAGGATAAAGAGGGCAGCGTGTTTGAAGAAGTGACCTATGAGGCCATGGGCCCGGGCGGCAGCGGATTCTTAATCGATGTGATTACCGATAATAAAAATCGGGCGCTGCTCAACATTCGAACGATTTTGGGAAAGAATGGAGGAAACTTGGGCGCGGCGGGCAGTGTGGCCTGGCGTTTTGACAAAAAAGCTTTTCTGCTTGTGGACACAAAGGGTCAAAGTGGAGATGAAGTGGAATTGCTCTTGATTGATGCGGGTGCGGACGATTTTATACTGGCAGATGGGAAATATGAGGTTTATGGGGCATCGGAGCGATTGGGTGCGATGAAAAAGGCCATGCTTGAAGCTGGGTTCTTGGTGGAAAAAGATGAACTCGTGTGGCAAGCCAAAGAAGATCTTATTCTTTCCGATTTGGATACGGCTCAAAAATTTCTAAAACTGAGTGAGGCGCTTGAGGCCGATGAAGATGTTGTGCGCGTGACGAGCAATGCGGATTTCGATGAGGCTATTTTAGGAGAGCTCTAGTTCCCCATTTGGGATAAAATGTCTCCCACGGTTGGCTCGGGTTTTTGTTGACCATCGGCGTCTTGGAAGAAACGGACGGTTTTGTCTTGCAAGGCGGCATCGGGATTTTGACGACTACGGAAATCTTGAAGCAGCATGTCTTCCCCTCCTTGGGATGGTGCGGGGATGCTGCTTTGGGGCTTGGAGGCCAAGCCCGGGAAAAGACGGGTGGTCTCTTCTTCTGGGGTCTCCTCTTGCGGTGCTGCAGCTTGCGCGACGGGCGAAGGAGTTTGGCCCAAACGAGGAAGCATGAAGTTGGCGATGTTCTGTTTTGTGATCTGCAATGCCTCTTCCATGGTTTTTTCTCGGATGCGGA from Candidatus Gracilibacteria bacterium encodes:
- a CDS encoding transglycosylase SLT domain-containing protein — translated: MTENSDKTPPGKESKEEGLVNPYEPLKPLPKEIGGSVGDYAASVAAILGAVGTLLSNVPGDEQGFKPKPSPEETPKETPQEPMDRASTESGPLEDETGEEGLERRHSIVGEIVRSQNYGDGVTTQENLDHLVEMFKGVFRARQGRVYYYGAKGELFLSDEVPANWFVAVETGKTKQVKKTTGKGRHKKTKLVEVPIMLEAMTAEEKTAWHNEHRTQIPTKNGEKHLARDARDLGYPFVATPVLPGVEPGSNEGQSLIEVVLSRLNSQVVDPGRGTNEGPRHLEGEKMRLYDAILKMADAYDIPHAVALGIAANESGYDRNAVSSANAYGIFQIQKGAYEDAKRYADKHPEFSGRVRKGALLGFKEDFHRVTEWKNRLVQAEMFCAYFRVIQGQLEEDVLALETRLLELDPMYSMGTLNVIAAITAYNAGPTRIKKTIRSFLRLNDDEIKEMIGRSPYGMDVWQAVLANSFGRLIKNKRTGKEGTTGVGPHVFTYASKVLAMGSLIVEEENVLGLLAKHGQKQYQPPASTVKEEPVYVEQSKGKSRLPLVGAALLSILGALVSAKQARKGLKGQGMNRRSFVQGAAALIGLGVPAARLLGGPSQDSKEEERVSSGEMSYETYPEAIEQGKRQLNKLFVELKESQQYRLVTEETNRLSNNVTAERVDELKPLIQEVFGKDWNTYLVPNSSNVLPALPADFFADEAAAQDEYLKNGIASGEIIPLEADNPNLPYFCQGLGSESGIKNNPEVMYVHKEFLPILGTLVVLVNHQIDAFNEDPQSFGMQDETFPKIPHITGIKLSGGYRRLKDRYAKSTKSFSDHWMATALDMISQGPTEGTGVVRFKEALVQGGTVLVPAGGKLPAQRRCNKTRDIVLTMVKRALFVLEDVLKANPGLPQILPRYEGAGAAHNWHVAMVPSRIAHPE
- a CDS encoding YebC/PmpR family DNA-binding transcriptional regulator gives rise to the protein MARHSHFANMKRWKAVVDAQRGKVFTVHARLIAVAAKNGGDPTMNPLLRTAIEHAKAANVPNANIERAIKKGTGEDKEGSVFEEVTYEAMGPGGSGFLIDVITDNKNRALLNIRTILGKNGGNLGAAGSVAWRFDKKAFLLVDTKGQSGDEVELLLIDAGADDFILADGKYEVYGASERLGAMKKAMLEAGFLVEKDELVWQAKEDLILSDLDTAQKFLKLSEALEADEDVVRVTSNADFDEAILGEL